From one Lotus japonicus ecotype B-129 chromosome 3, LjGifu_v1.2 genomic stretch:
- the LOC130747940 gene encoding F-box protein At5g07670 — protein MAFPPENQNQNENPNPSPIPSPTLKKKRGPRWSDIWLKHTKSKPLSPMVVAMQLHSLPSHKDKSDNINNPLISNFSIIDRTLLLTDELLLRILAKLPDSQRNSNSLVCKRWLNLQGRLVRSIRILDWNFLLSGRLIHRFPNLNHVDLVPGSLISPKSSCILIGNRVLSMHIDSGSSPNWCFCEENMLPVEVIDNGLSALASGCPNLRRVQVVGASEMGLLSVAEECPTLQELELQMCSDNVLRGIAACVNLQILKLVGNVDGFYSSVVSDIGLTILAQGCKRLVKLELSGCEGSFDGIKAIGKCCQMLEELTFCDHRMDDGWLAALSYCENLKTLKFQSCKRIDQKPGLEEYLGSCPALERLHLQKCQLRDKKSIAAMFSVCRTAREIILQDCWGLDNSMFSLAVICRRVKLICLEGCSLLTTEGLESVIHLWKELQSLRVVSCKHIKDSEISPALATLFTTLKELKWSPDTKSLLPSRLVGISIGKKGGKFFKKT, from the exons atgGCGTTTCCACCAGAGAATCAGAACCAGAATGAAAACCCTAACCCTAGCCCCATCCCTAGTCCTacattgaagaagaagagaggaccCAGGTGGTCCGATATCTGGCTCAAGCACACCAAATCCAAACCCCTCAGCCCCATGGTTGTGGCGATGCAGCTTCACTCTCTTCCTTCTCACAAAGACAAATCTGACAACATCAACAACCCCTTAATCTCCAACTTCTCCATCATTGACCGAACCCTTCTTCTTACTGACGAGCTTCTTCTCAGGATCCTCGCCAAGCTCCCTGATTCTCAGAGGAACTCGAATTCCCTCGTTTGCAAGCGCTGGCTCAATCTCCAGGGTCGCCTTGTTCGCTCAATCAGGATCCTGGACTGGAACTTCCTCTTATCTGGTAGATTGATTCACAGGTTCCCTAATCTCAACCATGTTGATTTGGTTCCTGGGTCTTTGATTTCACCTAAAAGCTCCTGCATTCTGATTGGGAATCGTGTTTTGTCGATGCATATCGATTCTGGGTCTTCCCCAAATTGGTGTTTTTGTGAGGAGAATATGCTTCCTGTTGAGGTCATTGATAATGGGCTTAGTGCACTGGCTAGTGGGTGTCCCAATTTGCGCAGGGTTCAGGTTGTCGGTGCCAGTGAGATGGGTTTGCTGAGTGTGGCTGAGGAGTGTCCTACATTGCAGGAACTGGAGCTGCAGATGTGCAGTGACAATGTGCTTCGCGGGATCGCGGCGTGTGTGAATCTGCAGATCTTGAAACTGGTTGGGAATGTTGATGGCTTCTATAGTTCTGTGGTTTCTGATATTGGGTTGACCATTTTGGCTCAGGGTTGTAAGAGGCTGGTGAAGCTGGAGCTTAGTGGGTGTGAAGGTAGCTTTGATGGGATTAAGGCTATTGGTAAGTGCTGTCAAATGTTGGAGGAGTTGACCTTCTGTGATCATAGGATGGATGATGGATGGCTTGCTGCACTTTCATACTGTGAGAATTTGAAGACCTTGAAGTTTCAGTCTTGTAAGAGAATTGATCAGAAGCCAGGGCTAGAGGAGTATTTGGGTTCTTGTCCTGCACTTGAACGGCTTCATTTGCAGAAATGCCAATTACGGGACAAGAAGAGCATTGCAGCTATGTTTTCTGTATGCAGGACTGCCAGGGAGATTATTCTTCAGGACTGCTGGGGATTGGATAATAGCATGTTCAGTCTTGCAGTTATTTGCAG GCGGGTAAAATTGATTTGCTTAGAAGGATGCTCATTGCTAACAACAGAAGGTTTGGAGTCTGTAATTCATTTGTGGAAGGAACTTCAGAGTCTTAGAGTAGTCTCATGTAAGCATATCAAGGACAGTGAAATCTCTCCTGCACTTGCAACCTTGTTTACCACCCTCAAAGAATTGAAATGGAGTCCAGACACCAAGTCACTACTTCCATCAAGACTTGTAGGGATAAGCATAGGAAAGAAAGGCGGGAAATTTTTCAAAAAGACATGA
- the LOC130747939 gene encoding uncharacterized protein LOC130747939: protein MNMRSMKKGKGKEKEKENVIFATSPVSGEDSDEKQQQHASFPSVNTRNASSKYDFVKVKVWLGDNADHYYVLSRFLLSRMLTVTKIPNHEAIKIALELKKLLVDNSLLDVSQSDLEVNLFKLMERRGYGEEYINRYKMMTSFHHQRVPLVILVCGTACVGKSTIATQLAQRLNLPNVLQTDMVYELLRTSTDAPLASTPVWARDFSSSEELITEFCRECRVVRKGLAGDLKKAMKDGKPIIIEGIHLDPSIYLVDDEQKSPEVDAENKAVNPTSVTSDDNATVQINNIHVGGGDERISSSNEGVSVAQVDAVSNSMASIGLIGNISGRKGASLKELETDKTAVNKDKSGPKPIVVPIVLKMAEFDHKALLEEWIYTWTVNDKCPDLDDDKLIANLKTIQDYLCSFTSQGLTVVNVSATTFPQALDWLHGYLLQCIEQGTSLGSHENVTPTQVAGA from the exons atgaacatgAGATCGATGAAGAAGGGGAAggggaaggagaaggagaaggagaatgTAATCTTTGCGACAAGCCCTGTCAGTGGCGAAGACAGCGACGAGAAGCAGCAGCAACACGCTTCCTTTCCCTCTGTCAATACTCGCAACGCTTCCTCCAAATATGATTTCGTCAAG GTAAAGGTGTGGTTGGGTGATAATGCTGATCACTACTATGTTCTGTCCAGATTTTTGCTCAGTAGAATGCTAACAGTAACCAAG ATTCCAAACCATGAAGCTATTAAAATTGCTCTTGAACTCAAGAAGCTGCTCGTAGACAACAGCCTTCTAGATGT CTCTCAGTCCGATTTGGAAGTCAACCTATTTAAG CTTATGGAGCGGAGGGGATATGGAGAAGAGTACATAAATCGTTATAAGATGATGACAAG CTTTCACCATCAAAGAGTTCCATTGGTAATCCTTGTCTGTGGAACTGCTTGTGTTGGGAAGTCTACTATTGCCACCCAGCTTGCTCAGAGGCTAAATTTGCCAAATGTATTACAG ACAGATATGGTTTATGAATTGTTGCGCACATCAACAGA TGCACCATTAGCATCGACTCCTGTATGGGCCCGAGATTTCAGTTCGTCAGAGGAGTTAATAACTGAATTTTGCAGAGAATGCAGGGTTGTTCGTAAAG GTTTGGCTGGTGATTTGAAAAAAGCAATGAAAGATGGAAAGCCAATTATAATTGAG GGAATACATTTGGATCCTAGCATTTATTTAGTGGATGATGAGCAAAAATCACCGGAGGTAGATGCAGAAAATAAAGCGGTAAATCCAACATCAGTGACATCAGATGATAACGCTACTGTacaaattaataatattcaCGTCGGTGGTGGTGATGAGAGGATTTCTAGCTCCAATGAGGGAGTATCTGTTGCCCAGGTGGATGCAGTATCAAATTCTATGGCATCAATTGGCCTAATTGGAAACATCTCTGGACGCAAAG GTGCTTCTCTTAAAGAACTGGAGACAGACAAAACTGCAGTTAATAAGGATAAATCAGGTCCCAAACCAATAGTTGTGCCTATTGTTTTGAAGATGGCTGAATTTGATCATAAG GCATTACTTGAGGAGTGGATCTACACTTGGACAGTCAATGATAAATGCCCGGACCTG GATGATGATAAGCTTATAGCTAACTTAAAAACCATACAGGATTATCTGTGCTCGTTCACATCACAG GGGTTAACTGTGGTCAATGTATCAGCGACAACATTTCCTCAAGCACTGGATTGGCTCCATGGTTACCTTCTTCAg tgCATCGAGCAAGGTACTTCATTAGGGTCACATGAAAATGTTACACCAACACAAGTAGCTGGAGCATAG
- the LOC130743095 gene encoding xyloglucan endotransglucosylase/hydrolase protein 2-like, with product MSSLIFVFLLVLLVPYTVRSEETSFDQNYQVTWGYNHATSFKDGKEIQLMMDASSGGSGFGSKMLYGSGFFHMRIKVPGRNSAGVVTAYYLTSHQQGNQDTHDEVDFEFLGNKEGKPYTLQTNVFVNGVGNREQRHHLWFDPIKQFHDYEILWNQHQIVFYVDKIPIRVYKNKSNIGATYPSKPMQIEASLWSADWATDGGQTKIDWSYAPFNASFQGFDVSGCQTQILNDQQCASDSYWWNNKTFWQLDDAQQKQYEDAKKYITYDYCQDRMRYPTPPLEC from the exons ATGAGTTCTCTCatatttgttttccttttagTACTTCTGGTTCCTTATACTGTCAGAAGTGAAGAAACAAGTTTTGATCAAAATTACCAGGTGACATGGGGTTACAATCATGCTACGTCCTTTAAAGATGGGAAAGAAATTCAACTCATGATGGATGCCTCTTCAGGAG GATCTGGTTTTGGATCCAAGATGCTCTACGGCTCTGGATTCTTCCATATGAGGATCAAAGTCCCCGGTAGAAATTCTGCAGGAGTTGTCACAGCTTACTAT TTGACTTCACACCAACAAGGAAACCAAGACACCCACGACGAGGTTGACTTTGAATTCTTGGGCAACAAGGAAGGAAAGCCATACACATTACAAACCAACGTATTTGTGAATGGAGTAGGAAATAGAGAACAAAGACATCACCTTTGGTTTGACCCTATAAAACAGTTTCATGACTATGAAATCCTTTGGAACCAACATCAAATTGT ATTCTACGTGGACAAAATCCCCATTAGGGTATACAAAAACAAAAGCAATATTGGAGCGACCTACCCATCAAAGCCTATGCAAATAGAAGCAAGTTTGTGGAGTGCGGATTGGGCAACCGATGGAGGCCAAACCAAAATCGATTGGAGTTATGCACCATTCAATGCAAGCTTTCAAGGATTTGATGTTAGTGGttgccaaacccaaatcttAAATGATCAACAATGTGCTTCTGATAGCTACTGGTGGAACAACAAAACGTTTTGGCAACTGGATGATGCCCAGCAAAAACAATATGAAGATGCAAAGAAATATATAACTTATGATTACTGTCAAGATAGGATGAGGTATCCTACACCTCCCTTGGAATGCTAG